The following proteins come from a genomic window of Sebastes fasciatus isolate fSebFas1 chromosome 6, fSebFas1.pri, whole genome shotgun sequence:
- the kiss1rb gene encoding KISS1 receptor b, whose translation MIVEPAANHGAECGSVCNESAALEGPGPPVLVDAWLVPTFFGLIMLVGLVGNSLVIHVVTKHQQMKTVTNLYIVNLATTDILFLVCCVPFTATLYPLPSWIFGEFMCRLVSYLQQVTAQATCITLSAMSVDRCYVTVYPLQSLRHRTPRMALVVSVSIWIGSLLLSIPVAVYQRLEAGDWFGPQTYCSEVFPSARLQRAFIIYSFLAVYLLPLLTITACYAFMLKRMGQSSVNPIDSSYQLQAQAERAAAVRARVSRMVVVMVALFLICWGPIQVCILLQAFGLRSYVLYKLKIWGHCMSYSNSSVNPLVYAFMGNNFRKAFKHAFPAVFLRRTRGKVRVGNMVAEDGGEMDRQAPKGEAEMHFLSSGS comes from the exons ATGATAGTGGAACCAGCAGCCAATCATGGTGCAGAATGTGGGTCCGTGTGCAACGAGTCCGCCGCTCTGGAGGGTCCGGGGCCACCGGTGCTGGTCGACGCCTGGCTGGTCCCCACCTTCTTCGGCCTCATCATGCTGGTCGGCCTGGTCGGGAACTCGCTGGTCATCCACGTGGTCACCAAGCACCAGCAGATGAAGACCGTCACCAACCTTTACATAG TAAACTTGGCCACGACCGATATCTTGTTCCTGGTCTGCTGCGTGCCGTTCACCGCCACACTGTACCCGCTGCCCAGCTGGATCTTTGGGGAGTTCATGTGCCGACTGGTGAGCTACCTTCAGCAG GTGACCGCTCAGGCAACATGCATCACTCTGTCTGCTATGAGTGTGGACCGCTGCTACGTCACCGTCTATCCTCTGCAGTCGCTGCGACACCGAACCCCACGCATGGCTCTGGTCGTCTCTGTGTCCATCTGGATAG GCTCCCTGCTCCTGTCGATCCCCGTCGCCGTGTACCAGCGTCTGGAGGCCGGAGACTGGTTTGGCCCTCAGACGTACTGCAGCGAGGTCTTCCCCTCGGCCCGCCTCCAGAGAGCCTTCATCATCTACAGCTTCCTGGCCGTCTACCTGCTGCCCCTGCTCACCATCACCGCCTGCTACGCCTTCATGCTCAAGCGCATGGGGCAATCCAGCGTGAACCCCATCGACAGCAGCTACCAA CTTCAGGCTCAGGCAGAGCGAGCAGCGGCGGTGAGGGCGCGAGTCTCCCGGATGGTCGTGGTGATGGTCGCTCTCTTCCTCATCTGCTGGGGCCCCATCCAGGTCTGCATCCTCCTGCAAGCGTTTGGCCTCCGCAGTTACGTTCTATACAAG CTGAAAATTTGGGGTCACTGCATGTCTTACTCCAACTCCTCCGTCAACCCGCTGGTTTACGCCTTCATGGGCAACAACTTCAGGAAGGCCTTCAAGCACGCCTTCCCCGCCGTATTTCTGCGGCGCACGAGGGGGAAGGTCAGGGTGGGAAACATGGTCGCAGAGGACGGGGGAGAGATGGATCGCCAGGCGCCCAAAGGAGAAGCAGAGATGCACTTTCTTTCATCTGGGTCCTGA